GCTCGTAAACATCTTCGAGAGTATTACGCTCCTCGCAAACGGAAGTTGCCAAAGTATCAAGCCCCAAGGGTCCGCCTTGAAACTTGTCGATAATGGTGAGCAGAATGCGACGGTCCATGTCGTCTAACCCCAGCGGATCGACATTAAGCAGATCAAGGGCCTTGCGGGCCACATCACGGGTAATCCGGCCATCGGCCTTTACTTGGGCATAGTCGCGGACCCGCTTCAACAGACGGTTGGCAATTCGGGGAGTGCCACGGGAACGGCGTCCGAGTTCAGCCGCGCCTTCCGGGTCCATCGGGATACTGAGCATCCGAGCCGAGCGCTCAACAATAGAGACCAGCTCGTCTGGTGAATAAAATTCGAGACGCAGGAGCACGCCAAAGCGATCGCGAAGCGGCGGAGTGAGAAGTCCGGTCCGGGTAGTGGCGCCGACCAAGGTAAAATGAGGCAGGTTCATCTTAACCGATTTGGCCCCCGGCCCCTGGCCGATCACCAAATCGAGCTGAAAATCCTCCATCGCCGGATAGAGGATCTCTTCAATCGCATGGTTTAAACGGTGAATCTCATCAATAAAAAGGACATCACCCTCCTGGAGACTGGTGAGGATCGCGGCCAAATCACCTGCCTTCTCGATGACCGGGCCGGAGGTAACCTTGATATTGGCGCCCATCTCATGAGCGATAATATAGGCAAGAGTGGTCTTCCCCAGACCGGGGAACCCATGAAAGAGGACATGGTCAAGGCTCTCCTTACGCCCTTTGGCCGCTTGAATCGCAATAGTCAAGTTGTCCTTAAGCTGATTTTGACCAATATAGTGGGCCAATTTCTTGGGCCGTAGCGAAAGCTCTTCGATCAAGTCGTCACGAACTGGTGTCGAACTGACTATCCGTTCTTCCTCAAAACTCATGCCAGGGACCTCAATGCCAAACGAAGGAGTTCTGCAATGGGTGGAGCAGATTGGCCGTCAGGAAGAGAGTTGCGAACCCGACGCAGTGCTTCCCTGGCCTGGGCTGGAGGATAGCCGAGATTGGTCAAAGCCGAGATCACGTCTGCCGCCACCTGATCACTCTCATCAAGCACAGCAGCCTTAACTTCCGAAGGCCTGGCCTCAAGCTCGGCAAATGACCTCACCTTATCCTTCAACTCCAGACAGAGTCGTTCCGCCGTCTTCTTACCCACACCAGGCAGGGCGGTCAATCGATGCAAGTCGTCAGTCATTACTGCCCGTGCCAACTCACCAGGGGAGACGACCGCCAGGATATTCAGCGCCACCTTGGGCCCCACTCCGGAGACAGTGAGCAGAATGATGAACATCTCCTTCTCCCGGGCATCAGTAAAGCCGAAGAGTTCAATGGCGTCCTCCCTGACCTTGGTGAAAATGTGGAGGAAGACCTCCTCGCCCAGCAAGGGCAGCCGTTGCAGACCCGAGGCGCAAAAGGCGACGTCATACCCCACCCCGCCGGCCTCGACCACCACCCGGGCAGGGTCGGCATGAATTAAGGTCCCGCGCAAACTGGCGATCATGATGTTATCCCATACTTAAGATGATTACTCAGACAAAGAGCGATTGCCAAGCCATCAGCAGCATCCTGGCTGGGTTCTGCCGACAGATTCAGCAAGACCCGCACCATATGTTGCACCTGTTCCTTGGCGGCCTGACCGTACCCGGCCACCGCCTGCTTGACCTGCTTGGCTGTGAATTCATGCACCTCAAGGCCATGAGTAAGCAAGGCGATCAGGATCGCTCCCCTGGCCTGGCCCAGCTTAAGGGCGGAACTGGGATTTTTGGCAAAGAAAACCTCTTCCACCGCCGCACACTCAGGGCTATACCGCTCAATAACCTGCCGCACCCCATCATGAATCTCCTTCAAGCGCAAAGGGAAGGCGAGAGTCGGAGTCGACTTGATGACTCCGCAGGCAACAAAATAATTGACGCCGCCCCGCCTCTCGACTACCCCGTACCCCGTTGTCCGTGACCCAGGATCAATTCCAAGAATCCGGAACACCCGGCTCAGGAGAGGTTCTCCATCAACTCGTCAGGAATATCAAAGTTAGCGTAGACGTGCTGCACATCGTCGTTATCTTCAAGCATCTCCATCATCGAAAGCACCCTGCGGGCAACCTTTTCCTCGGTGATCTCGATCGTGTTTTGGGGAATCATATCAACAGAGGCGCTCGCTATGACAACGCCTGCCGCCTCCAACGCCTCATTAACAGCGTTAAAATCATTGGGCTCGGTGAGGACCTTAAAGACATCACCCTCGTCGACCACGTCTTCTGCCCCCGCCTCCAGCGCCAACTCCAGCAACTTATCTTCAGAAGTGGCCTCTTTCTCCACCACGATCACGCCCTTTTTATCAAACATGAAAGAAACGCACCCGGACTCGCCCATATTGCCGCCGCTCTTACTAAAGGCATAACGGACCTCGGAAACAGTGCGGTTCCGGTTATCAGTCATGCAGTCGACAAGCACCGCCACCCCACTGGGGCCATATCCTTCGTAGACGATCTCTTCGTAATTCACCCCATCCATATCGCCGGTGCCCTTCTTGATCGCCCGATCAATATTGTCTTTGGGCATATTCTCAGTTTTGGCCGCCATTACTGCCGACCGCAAACGAGCGTTGCCGGCAGGATCTCCTCCACCCATGCGAGCGGCAACCATAATCTCCTTGATCAACTTGGTGAAAATCTTGCCACGCTTAGCGTCAGCCGCACCTTTTTTTCGCTTGATCGTACTCCACTTAGAATGTCCTGACATTGTTCTTGCCTCCGATTTATTCCACTCGACAATTTATATCGTACTGCTAATCATAGTTCCTTTATACCCCTGACCAAAGACGAAGAGTTCCCGACTCTCCGGTCGTGAACTCTTGGGCTTGACGATCTTCACTTTCCCAAAACACCCGCGCACCTCTTCGACAAAGTCCCGGCAATCCTCTCCATCAAAGACCTTACAATAAAAAACGCCGCCCTTGGCCAGCACCTGACAGGCCAAGGCAAGCGCCCGCCGGCACAAGACCAACGATTTTTGATGATCCGCCCACTTATTGCCTGTGGTCTGAGGCGCCATATCACTGAGCACCACCTGAAACTCTCGGGCATAGGCGGTAACGGCGACCACTGTTTCGTCCGCCATTATATCGCCACGAACAAACTCAATCGGAGCCCGCCCCGACTCGGCCCGCCGTTTCCCAGCCTGAAGATCAACCCCCACCACCAGACCCTGAGGACCGACAATTTTGGCGGCATATATTGACCAACTCCCCGGGTAGCTCCCAATATCAAGCACCTTCGATCCCCGCTTGAGAAAACCGTACTTTAGATTCGCCTCCTCAAGCTTATATACCGACCGAGCGGGATACCCTTCTTTCTGGGCCTTTTTAAAATAGTAATCCTGAATTTCCTTCACGGTAGCTGCCTTATCGGGTATCTCAATCGAAAGTGATCACAGGGTGCCCCTGAGATCGCCTTCAGCATAGGGCAGGACAAAACTGCTGACCTCCCCTGTGATCAGTTACTCTCAATCGTTCACGATTACGGGCGCCTCATTACAAGGAGACAGGAGCCGCACAATTGGCTGAGTCCCGTCAACACCAAACGGGAAAGACGAAAAAACTGTATTTGATCACCTGTGGAAATGAATTCCGTAAACACGGTGAACCTTCATAATGGTGTTGAAAAGTAGTTTATTTAAGGTGGATTGACAACTGAAATATGGCGATAAAGATCGTGATTATTGAATTCCTCATCTCCTGCTTTTGTGAAAAAAAACTAACAAAATCAATTTGATTTTCCCTGTTCAATCTGTATAATTTTTTATGACATAATCAATTTCTCTTATGGGTGATTTTATTTACCCACCAGGATGACGCTTAAATGAAAAAACTTATCGCCCTTAGCACAGCAGGGCTACTGATCATAGCTCTTCTTGGCATAATCACCGCCTTGAGTATCAACCATCTGGCACAGAACTTTTCAGAAAGAGCAATCCGCGCGCTCCAAGGAAAGACAGTAAACGGCATCACGATCGAACACCTTAGCGTGCCAAGACCAGTGATAAATCCCGCAGACCGCACCCTAACCTGGTCAAACCTTGACGCTCAAATCACTATTGCAAGAGATCCCAAATGGCTTGCTGGAAAGAGTGTCAGGCTCCACCTGGATACTTTCCAAGTCACCAAGGACAGCTTACTCTCAAACAGGTTTCTGCTAATGGCCAATGCCATTTCAGCCACCATACATGACAATACGCAAACGACCGACCAATCTGTCGCAGATGGCCTAACGAGCATAAGCAATGGCAACCTTACCCTGCCAATCCTACTCAAACTCTGGCCTCCGAATTCCATCACACATCAAGCCAAAAACCTCCTCCACGACCTGCTTGGGTTGATCCAAACCGGCAGCGCCACCGTCCCCATCTCGTTCTCGGGGATCAGTTCCTTTCGCATTAACAATGAAACCGTTAACACGAAGCTTTTGGTGCAACAAAGGGATACCGTGCACCGCCTGACCATGGACAAAGAGTCGCTTCAGGTTATCTCCTGGATTATGGCGGAACAGCTCACCGCCCCCGAGATAGAACTGCTCTCCGAAAATCCCTTCAAGGCCCCACGCCTCCTGCAGATCCGTGACGATGCTCAGGAATCAGCCAGCCGAGCCCATCAAGAACACGCCGTTATTCCCGAGGATGCATACCGCCATGTATTATGGAGTTACCTGCTCACCACAACCTACGGTGATCAATTCGCCAAAGAGGTGACCAATGCCCACGAACAAGGGATAACAGACAACACACCTGCCGAGCACCGGATGGATTACGCAAATAATGCCGTAGGCAGAAAATACGCAGCACAAAACTACAGTCGAGATGAAATTATCGACCGGCTGCTGAAGGACCCGGAAGTCATCCGTAAAGCCGATGATCATGGCGTTCGCTGAAATGATCGAAACGCCCTTCTTAATCCCAGAACAGGAACATCATGACCCATACTCCCCCTACGCATGATCACTATCAGCCGAATCTGAGAAGCATGAGTTCTCCCTTGGAGTTCTGGGACACTGTCCGGCTGGAGTGCGAAAGAGCCGATCGTTACGACATGCGTCTTTTTATGGCAGTGTATGAGATTGGCATTAAAGACGAAAAAAATATCTTGGTAAAGACACTAGTCCGGAAACTCTCTCTTCGTGTCAGGAACATGGATTTTATCGGTTGGTTCAGCACAGGGCAGATAGGCATTCTAATCCCTCATACCCCAAATGAAGGAGCGATAAAACTGGCCCAGGAC
This region of Desulfobulbaceae bacterium genomic DNA includes:
- the ruvB gene encoding Holliday junction branch migration DNA helicase RuvB; its protein translation is MSFEEERIVSSTPVRDDLIEELSLRPKKLAHYIGQNQLKDNLTIAIQAAKGRKESLDHVLFHGFPGLGKTTLAYIIAHEMGANIKVTSGPVIEKAGDLAAILTSLQEGDVLFIDEIHRLNHAIEEILYPAMEDFQLDLVIGQGPGAKSVKMNLPHFTLVGATTRTGLLTPPLRDRFGVLLRLEFYSPDELVSIVERSARMLSIPMDPEGAAELGRRSRGTPRIANRLLKRVRDYAQVKADGRITRDVARKALDLLNVDPLGLDDMDRRILLTIIDKFQGGPLGLDTLATSVCEERNTLEDVYEPFLIQSGFLLRTPRGRMATASAYEHFGRPFTGQFSVEVLSDAEITNLP
- the ruvA gene encoding Holliday junction branch migration protein RuvA, with product MIASLRGTLIHADPARVVVEAGGVGYDVAFCASGLQRLPLLGEEVFLHIFTKVREDAIELFGFTDAREKEMFIILLTVSGVGPKVALNILAVVSPGELARAVMTDDLHRLTALPGVGKKTAERLCLELKDKVRSFAELEARPSEVKAAVLDESDQVAADVISALTNLGYPPAQAREALRRVRNSLPDGQSAPPIAELLRLALRSLA
- the ruvC gene encoding crossover junction endodeoxyribonuclease RuvC — encoded protein: MSRVFRILGIDPGSRTTGYGVVERRGGVNYFVACGVIKSTPTLAFPLRLKEIHDGVRQVIERYSPECAAVEEVFFAKNPSSALKLGQARGAILIALLTHGLEVHEFTAKQVKQAVAGYGQAAKEQVQHMVRVLLNLSAEPSQDAADGLAIALCLSNHLKYGITS
- a CDS encoding YebC/PmpR family DNA-binding transcriptional regulator, coding for MSGHSKWSTIKRKKGAADAKRGKIFTKLIKEIMVAARMGGGDPAGNARLRSAVMAAKTENMPKDNIDRAIKKGTGDMDGVNYEEIVYEGYGPSGVAVLVDCMTDNRNRTVSEVRYAFSKSGGNMGESGCVSFMFDKKGVIVVEKEATSEDKLLELALEAGAEDVVDEGDVFKVLTEPNDFNAVNEALEAAGVVIASASVDMIPQNTIEITEEKVARRVLSMMEMLEDNDDVQHVYANFDIPDELMENLS
- a CDS encoding RlmE family RNA methyltransferase, with the protein product MKEIQDYYFKKAQKEGYPARSVYKLEEANLKYGFLKRGSKVLDIGSYPGSWSIYAAKIVGPQGLVVGVDLQAGKRRAESGRAPIEFVRGDIMADETVVAVTAYAREFQVVLSDMAPQTTGNKWADHQKSLVLCRRALALACQVLAKGGVFYCKVFDGEDCRDFVEEVRGCFGKVKIVKPKSSRPESRELFVFGQGYKGTMISSTI